A region of the Gemmatimonadaceae bacterium genome:
ACGCATCGGAAGCTCGCAGTGAGAGCCGACGGGGTTAAACTTCGGGACGCTCATGGCTGAAACGGGGACAGCTCGACTCATCGGAATTGCGATTCCGACTCTGCGTGAATTGCGTGGAGCAACGATTGCATCCCTGTCGGCAGGTCCATCGGGTGAGACGGATGCCGTGGACGCTCTCCGCGAAGCGGGGTACGCCGGAGGAGGGACAGTCTACGAGGCATTCGAGCAATGGCTGCTGGAGCTGGAAAGCTCAGCGGCGCCCGATCTCACACTCGATGAGTTCGGAGAGCGTGCCGCGGAGTACTTTCGTGCAGCGGGCTGGGGACTAGTGGAGTTCGATTCGCGCCACGATGACGGAATCGCAACTTTGACGATCGCAGACTGTTGGGAGGTTGACAGCTCGTCTACGGCACCCGCGCTGTCCTGCCACGTGACCACCGGAATGTTGGCCGCCTTTTTTGGACGGCTGGCCGGTTATCCGGTCTCGGTGATGGAGACAGAGTGTTCCTCGACAGGTGCGGAGCGATGCTCGTTCATACTCGGCAATTCCCATGTGATGACTTTCAAGTGGGAGGAGCTGGCCTAGTTCCGATCTCGGACGATGACCTTCCGGCTACGGTGGCGATCTATTGAATTCGCTTTCAGTTCAGTTAGGTGTTAACCGTGTATTGTTCAGCAAGCACGTCTCATACTCAACGGTTTCTATGGATTTTAAGGCGGACTTTGAGCGGAAACTAGGGGAGCACAATCTCAAATTCGACGTCCGAGCGGTGATCACGGGTGATGGGCAACTCTATCCACTGGGTTCGGATACAAAAGTCCTCAGCAGCGTGTTCGAGCTCGTGACGCGACCGCTAGTTTACGAAATCGCGTCCGAACATGGCCTCAAAGTTCGAGAAGCCACTGCCCAAAATGTTTATCCGGATTTCACGCTGATGGAAGACGTAGAGGATAAGGCAAAGATTGCAGT
Encoded here:
- a CDS encoding V4R domain-containing protein; this translates as MAETGTARLIGIAIPTLRELRGATIASLSAGPSGETDAVDALREAGYAGGGTVYEAFEQWLLELESSAAPDLTLDEFGERAAEYFRAAGWGLVEFDSRHDDGIATLTIADCWEVDSSSTAPALSCHVTTGMLAAFFGRLAGYPVSVMETECSSTGAERCSFILGNSHVMTFKWEELA